In the Gemmatimonadaceae bacterium genome, GGCCAGTCTCGACTACGCTCCGCTGCCTGCGCTGCTCGTGACGCGCCTCGATTCGACGCTCGCCACGATCAAGGTAGGCGCGACGCCGTGACCGACGTCGTCGCGCGCGACCCATCGCAAGCGACAGCCGCGACGGGCACGCCAACGCGTCCGTCGCGGAGTTGGACTGAGATCGGCAGCGAGATCGGGGATCGGATCTACTCATGGTCGATCACCGGCTTCGCCGCGCTCGTCCCGATTCTCCTGCTTCTCATTTTCATCTCGGTTGGGATCGCGGCGTGGCCGGCACTGCGCACCTTCGGCTTCACGTTCCTCACCTCGAGCGACTGGGACCCGGTCGCTGGACACTTCGGCGCGGCTCCGGCGATCTACGGAACGATCGTCTCATCGATCCTCGCGCTGGTCATCGCGACGCCGCTCGCGTTAGGCGTCGCAGTGTTTCTGTCGGAGTTCGCGCCCAACTGGCTGCGCGGGCCCGTTGCCTTCGCCGTCGATCTGCTCGCCGCAGTGCCGAGCGTGATTTACGGGCTCTGGGGCATCTTCGTTCTCATCCCGTTTTTGCGTGAGTTCCTCATGCCGTTTCTTCGTGACACGCTGCATCTCGGCGTGTTGCCGCTCTTCGCCGGCCCCGCGTACGGCTCGAGTATGCTCGCCGCGGGCCTCATCCTGGCGATCATGTGCCTGCCGTACATCTCCGCGGTCACGCGCGAGGTACTGATGGCGGTGCCACGATCGCAGCGTGAAGCGGCGGTGGGTCTCGGCGCGACGCGCTGGGAAGTGATTCGCGACGCCGTCATCCCGTACGCGCGCTCCGGCATCATCGGTGGAATCATCCTCGGCCTTGGACGCGCGTTAGGCGAGACGATGGCGGTGACGATGCTCATCGGCAACCGCCACGAAATTGCGGCGTCGCTATTCGCGCCTGGTTATACGATGGCATCCCTCATTGCGAATGAATTCAGCGAAGCGACCGGCGATCTCCATCTCTCCGCGCTCATGGCGGTCGGGTTCGTGCTCTTGCTCGTGACGTTCCTCGTGAATGCACTCGCGCGCTGGCTCGTCTGGCAGACGGCCAAGGAGCGCTGATGGCGACCGCGCAGACCACCCGGAGAGGGGCGCCGAGCGGCCGCCAACGCGCCGTCGCCGAGCGAACGCAGCGCTCGATTCGAAGGCGTCGCGCGCGGAGTCATGTCATGATCGGGCTGATGTACGTCGCGGCGGTGATCGCGACGCTGCCGCTATTGCTGATCGTGATTCACCTCATCCGCCTCGGCGCGTCGTCGATAAACCTTGCTTTCTTCACGCAAACGCAGCGGCCGCCGGGGGAGGCGGGTGGCGGCATGGCCAACGCCATCGTCGGCACGCTCATTCTCATCGGCATCTCGGGCATTGTCGGACTTCCAATCGGTATCGGCGCCGGTCTGTATCTCGCCGAGAAGCGGGCGACGCTCCTGGCGACGACGGTCCGCTTTCTCGCCGATGTGCTGAATGGCCTTCCGTCGATCGTGATGGGCATCTTCGCCTGGCAACTGCTCGTGAAGCCGGTGCAGCACTTCTCGGCGCTCGCTGGCGGCATCGCGTTAGGCGCGATGATGATTCCGATGGTGACGCGGACGACCGAAGAGATGGTGCGGCTCGTGCCGATTTCGCTTCGCGAAGCGGCGCTCGCATTGGGCTACTCGCGCTGGCGGACGTCGTTGTCGATCGTCCTGCGCACGGCGCTCGGTGGTATCGTGACGGGTGCGCTCGTGGCGATGGCCCGCATCGCCGGCGAGACGGCACCGCTACTGTTCACGGCGTTAGGCAACCAGTTCTGGTCGACGTCGCTTCGGGCGCCGATCGCGGCGCTTCCTTTGCAGATCTACAACTATGCAATCAGCCCCTACGACGACTGGCACGCGCAAGCCTGGGCGGCCGCCATCGTCCTCGTCGGCATTGTCTTCATCATCAGCCTCGCCGCGCGTGTCGCTACCCGACGACGCTACGGCACCGGCGACTGACCGATCCCGGCCCATGTCCCAGGCTGCCTCGGCGGTTCGCCTCGCCGTGGAGGACCTCAACGCGTACTTTGGTGAGATCCACGCCGTCAGACACGTGTCGGTGGCGCTGCCCGATAGCCACGTCACGGCGATCATCGGGCCGTCGGGCTGTGGCAAATCGACCTTCTTGCGCTGCCTCAATCGCATGCACGAGACGATCCCGCATGCGCGTGCGACGGGCAGAGTACTTCTGGACGGCCAGGACATCTATGGTGTGAGTCCCGTCGCCGTTAGGCGGCAGATCGGCATGGTTTTTCAGCGGCCGACGCCATTCCCGACGATGTCCATTCGCGACAACGTCGCCGCGGGACTGATCGTGATGGACCACAAACCGAACGGCAAACGAACCGACGAGATCGTCGAGCGGGCGTTGAAGCGTGCCGCGCTCTGGGACGAGGTGGGCGATCGTTTGAAGACGAGCGCCACCGGCCTCTCCGGTGGTCAACAGCAGCGCCTGTGCATTGCCCGGGCACTCGCGACCGATCCCGAAGTGCTGTTGCTCGACGAGCCGACGGCCTCGCTCGATCCGATCTCGACGCAGAAGGTGGAGGAGCTCATCTACGAGCTGCGCACCGACGTCACCGTCGTCATCGTCACGCACAATATGCAGCAGGCCGCGCGCGTGTCCGACCAGACCGCGTTCTTCCTTGGCGGCGAGCTGATCGAAGTTGCCCCGACGGAGACAATGTTCACGAGCCCGGCCGACGAACGCACCGAGTCTTACATCACCGGACGTTTCGGATGACCGGCGTGATGCCTAACGACTCGATCGAGGCCGCCGCGGGCCGTCCCGGTCCGTCGCTGCCCGTCAGCGAGCATCCGGGCGCGATCGTCGTGCGCAACTTCTCCTTCTGGTACG is a window encoding:
- the pstB gene encoding phosphate ABC transporter ATP-binding protein PstB; this translates as MSQAASAVRLAVEDLNAYFGEIHAVRHVSVALPDSHVTAIIGPSGCGKSTFLRCLNRMHETIPHARATGRVLLDGQDIYGVSPVAVRRQIGMVFQRPTPFPTMSIRDNVAAGLIVMDHKPNGKRTDEIVERALKRAALWDEVGDRLKTSATGLSGGQQQRLCIARALATDPEVLLLDEPTASLDPISTQKVEELIYELRTDVTVVIVTHNMQQAARVSDQTAFFLGGELIEVAPTETMFTSPADERTESYITGRFG
- the pstC gene encoding phosphate ABC transporter permease subunit PstC; this translates as MTDVVARDPSQATAATGTPTRPSRSWTEIGSEIGDRIYSWSITGFAALVPILLLLIFISVGIAAWPALRTFGFTFLTSSDWDPVAGHFGAAPAIYGTIVSSILALVIATPLALGVAVFLSEFAPNWLRGPVAFAVDLLAAVPSVIYGLWGIFVLIPFLREFLMPFLRDTLHLGVLPLFAGPAYGSSMLAAGLILAIMCLPYISAVTREVLMAVPRSQREAAVGLGATRWEVIRDAVIPYARSGIIGGIILGLGRALGETMAVTMLIGNRHEIAASLFAPGYTMASLIANEFSEATGDLHLSALMAVGFVLLLVTFLVNALARWLVWQTAKER
- the pstA gene encoding phosphate ABC transporter permease PstA produces the protein MATAQTTRRGAPSGRQRAVAERTQRSIRRRRARSHVMIGLMYVAAVIATLPLLLIVIHLIRLGASSINLAFFTQTQRPPGEAGGGMANAIVGTLILIGISGIVGLPIGIGAGLYLAEKRATLLATTVRFLADVLNGLPSIVMGIFAWQLLVKPVQHFSALAGGIALGAMMIPMVTRTTEEMVRLVPISLREAALALGYSRWRTSLSIVLRTALGGIVTGALVAMARIAGETAPLLFTALGNQFWSTSLRAPIAALPLQIYNYAISPYDDWHAQAWAAAIVLVGIVFIISLAARVATRRRYGTGD